Proteins co-encoded in one Marmota flaviventris isolate mMarFla1 chromosome 9, mMarFla1.hap1, whole genome shotgun sequence genomic window:
- the Slc39a13 gene encoding zinc transporter ZIP13 isoform X6, with protein sequence MAGPARNAAAAAAAAATAAAARTRHAWMSLLWLWHGGPKAPLPHCPCPRAPGKGWGVPASPPELGSCSSLSPGQQRKRVLGDPVEHREARHLDLLPPGLTHAGARRLKQLLSFALGGLLGNVFLHLLPEAWAYTCSSSPGGEGQSLQQQQQLGLWVIAGFLTFLALEKMFLDSKKEGANQAPSKDPTAAALNGGHCLAQPAAEPGLRAVVRNLKVSGYLNLLANTIDNFTHGLAVAASFLVSKKIGLLTTMAILLHEIPHEPVGGMGDESPGLSSQASSSPAEETVAWILPFTSGGFLYIALVNVLPDLLEEDDPWRSLQQVLLLCSGITVMALLSLCVE encoded by the exons ATGGCCGGGCCCGCCCGGAACGCCGcagctgccgccgccgccgccgccaccgccgccgccgcacG CACGCGGCATGCTTGGATGTCCCTACTCTGGCTGTGGCATGGAGGGCCAAAGGCTCCTCTTCCTCACTGCCCTTGCCCTAGAGCTCCTGGGAAGGGCTGGGGGGTCCCAGCCAGCCCCCCGGAGCTGGGGAGCTGCAGCAGCCTGTCGCCTGGACAACAACGAAAGCGAGTCCTGGGGGACCCTGTTGAGCACAGAGAGGCTAGACACCTGGATCTGCTCCCTCCTGGGCTCACTCATG CTGGGGCCCGGCGCCTGAAGCAACTGCTCAGTTTTGCCCTGGGGGGACTCTTAGGCAACGTGTTTCTGCACCTGCTGCCCGAGGCATGGGCCTACACATGCAGCTCCAGCCCTG GTGGTGAGGGCCAGAGCctgcagcagcaacagcaacTAGGACTATGGGTCATCGCTGGCTTCCTGACCTTCCTCGCATTGGAGAAGATGTTCCTGGACAGCAAGAAGGAGGGGGCCAACCAG GCCCCCAGCAAAGACCCCACTGCTGCCGCGCTCAATGGAGGCCACTGTCTGGCCCAGCCGGCTGCAGAGCCCGGCCTGAGAGCCGTGGTCCGGAACCTCAAA GTCAGTGGCTATCTCAACCTGCTGGCCAACACCATAGACAACTTCACTCACGGGCTGGCCGTGGCTGCCAGCTTCCTTGTGAGCAAGAAG ATCGGGCTCCTGACCACCATGGCCATCCTCTTGCATGAGATCCCCCACGAG CCCGTGGGAGGGATGGGAGATGAGTCCCCTGGGCTCAGCAGTCAGGCATCTTCTTCGCCTGCAGAGGAAACGGTAGCCTGGATCCTGCCCTTTACCTCTGGTGGCTTTCTCTATATCGCCTTGGTGAACGTGTTGCCTGATCTCTTGGAGGAAGATGACCCTTG GCGCTCCCTGCAGCAGGTGCTCCTGCTATGCTCTGGCATCACGGTGATGGCGCTGCTCTCACTCTGCGTCGAGTAA
- the Slc39a13 gene encoding zinc transporter ZIP13 isoform X2, whose protein sequence is MAGPARNAAAAAAAAATAAAARTRHAWMSLLWLWHGGPKAPLPHCPCPRAPGKGWGVPASPPELGSCSSLSPGQQRKRVLGDPVEHREARHLDLLPPGLTHAGARRLKQLLSFALGGLLGNVFLHLLPEAWAYTCSSSPGGEGQSLQQQQQLGLWVIAGFLTFLALEKMFLDSKKEGANQAPSKDPTAAALNGGHCLAQPAAEPGLRAVVRNLKVSGYLNLLANTIDNFTHGLAVAASFLVSKKIGLLTTMAILLHEIPHEVGDFAILLRAGFDRWSAAKLQLSTALGGLLGACFAICTQSPKGVEETVAWILPFTSGGFLYIALVNVLPDLLEEDDPWRSLQQVLLLCSGITVMALLSLCVE, encoded by the exons ATGGCCGGGCCCGCCCGGAACGCCGcagctgccgccgccgccgccgccaccgccgccgccgcacG CACGCGGCATGCTTGGATGTCCCTACTCTGGCTGTGGCATGGAGGGCCAAAGGCTCCTCTTCCTCACTGCCCTTGCCCTAGAGCTCCTGGGAAGGGCTGGGGGGTCCCAGCCAGCCCCCCGGAGCTGGGGAGCTGCAGCAGCCTGTCGCCTGGACAACAACGAAAGCGAGTCCTGGGGGACCCTGTTGAGCACAGAGAGGCTAGACACCTGGATCTGCTCCCTCCTGGGCTCACTCATG CTGGGGCCCGGCGCCTGAAGCAACTGCTCAGTTTTGCCCTGGGGGGACTCTTAGGCAACGTGTTTCTGCACCTGCTGCCCGAGGCATGGGCCTACACATGCAGCTCCAGCCCTG GTGGTGAGGGCCAGAGCctgcagcagcaacagcaacTAGGACTATGGGTCATCGCTGGCTTCCTGACCTTCCTCGCATTGGAGAAGATGTTCCTGGACAGCAAGAAGGAGGGGGCCAACCAG GCCCCCAGCAAAGACCCCACTGCTGCCGCGCTCAATGGAGGCCACTGTCTGGCCCAGCCGGCTGCAGAGCCCGGCCTGAGAGCCGTGGTCCGGAACCTCAAA GTCAGTGGCTATCTCAACCTGCTGGCCAACACCATAGACAACTTCACTCACGGGCTGGCCGTGGCTGCCAGCTTCCTTGTGAGCAAGAAG ATCGGGCTCCTGACCACCATGGCCATCCTCTTGCATGAGATCCCCCACGAG GTAGGCGACTTTGCCATCTTGCTCCGGGCCGGCTTTGACCGATGGAGCGCAGCCAAGCTGCAGCTCTCAACAGCACTGGGGGGCCTTCTGGGCGCCTGCTTTGCCATCTGTACACAGTCCCCCAAGGGAGTAG AGGAAACGGTAGCCTGGATCCTGCCCTTTACCTCTGGTGGCTTTCTCTATATCGCCTTGGTGAACGTGTTGCCTGATCTCTTGGAGGAAGATGACCCTTG GCGCTCCCTGCAGCAGGTGCTCCTGCTATGCTCTGGCATCACGGTGATGGCGCTGCTCTCACTCTGCGTCGAGTAA
- the Slc39a13 gene encoding zinc transporter ZIP13 isoform X8 has product MLGCPYSGCGMEGQRLLFLTALALELLGRAGGSQPAPRSWGAAAACRLDNNESESWGTLLSTERLDTWICSLLGSLMVGLSGVFPLLVIPLEMGTMLRSEAGARRLKQLLSFALGGLLGNVFLHLLPEAWAYTCSSSPGGEGQSLQQQQQLGLWVIAGFLTFLALEKMFLDSKKEGANQVSGYLNLLANTIDNFTHGLAVAASFLVSKKIGLLTTMAILLHEIPHEVGDFAILLRAGFDRWSAAKLQLSTALGGLLGACFAICTQSPKGVEETVAWILPFTSGGFLYIALVNVLPDLLEEDDPWRSLQQVLLLCSGITVMALLSLCVE; this is encoded by the exons ATGCTTGGATGTCCCTACTCTGGCTGTGGCATGGAGGGCCAAAGGCTCCTCTTCCTCACTGCCCTTGCCCTAGAGCTCCTGGGAAGGGCTGGGGGGTCCCAGCCAGCCCCCCGGAGCTGGGGAGCTGCAGCAGCCTGTCGCCTGGACAACAACGAAAGCGAGTCCTGGGGGACCCTGTTGAGCACAGAGAGGCTAGACACCTGGATCTGCTCCCTCCTGGGCTCACTCATGGTGGGACTCAGTGGGGTCTTCCCATTGCTTGTTATTCCCCTGGAGATGGGGACCATGCTTCGCTCAGAAG CTGGGGCCCGGCGCCTGAAGCAACTGCTCAGTTTTGCCCTGGGGGGACTCTTAGGCAACGTGTTTCTGCACCTGCTGCCCGAGGCATGGGCCTACACATGCAGCTCCAGCCCTG GTGGTGAGGGCCAGAGCctgcagcagcaacagcaacTAGGACTATGGGTCATCGCTGGCTTCCTGACCTTCCTCGCATTGGAGAAGATGTTCCTGGACAGCAAGAAGGAGGGGGCCAACCAG GTCAGTGGCTATCTCAACCTGCTGGCCAACACCATAGACAACTTCACTCACGGGCTGGCCGTGGCTGCCAGCTTCCTTGTGAGCAAGAAG ATCGGGCTCCTGACCACCATGGCCATCCTCTTGCATGAGATCCCCCACGAG GTAGGCGACTTTGCCATCTTGCTCCGGGCCGGCTTTGACCGATGGAGCGCAGCCAAGCTGCAGCTCTCAACAGCACTGGGGGGCCTTCTGGGCGCCTGCTTTGCCATCTGTACACAGTCCCCCAAGGGAGTAG AGGAAACGGTAGCCTGGATCCTGCCCTTTACCTCTGGTGGCTTTCTCTATATCGCCTTGGTGAACGTGTTGCCTGATCTCTTGGAGGAAGATGACCCTTG GCGCTCCCTGCAGCAGGTGCTCCTGCTATGCTCTGGCATCACGGTGATGGCGCTGCTCTCACTCTGCGTCGAGTAA
- the Slc39a13 gene encoding zinc transporter ZIP13 isoform X4 — translation MLGCPYSGCGMEGQRLLFLTALALELLGRAGGSQPAPRSWGAAAACRLDNNESESWGTLLSTERLDTWICSLLGSLMVGLSGVFPLLVIPLEMGTMLRSEAGARRLKQLLSFALGGLLGNVFLHLLPEAWAYTCSSSPGGEGQSLQQQQQLGLWVIAGFLTFLALEKMFLDSKKEGANQAPSKDPTAAALNGGHCLAQPAAEPGLRAVVRNLKVSGYLNLLANTIDNFTHGLAVAASFLVSKKIGLLTTMAILLHEIPHEVGDFAILLRAGFDRWSAAKLQLSTALGGLLGACFAICTQSPKGVEETVAWILPFTSGGFLYIALVNVLPDLLEEDDPWRSLQQVLLLCSGITVMALLSLCVE, via the exons ATGCTTGGATGTCCCTACTCTGGCTGTGGCATGGAGGGCCAAAGGCTCCTCTTCCTCACTGCCCTTGCCCTAGAGCTCCTGGGAAGGGCTGGGGGGTCCCAGCCAGCCCCCCGGAGCTGGGGAGCTGCAGCAGCCTGTCGCCTGGACAACAACGAAAGCGAGTCCTGGGGGACCCTGTTGAGCACAGAGAGGCTAGACACCTGGATCTGCTCCCTCCTGGGCTCACTCATGGTGGGACTCAGTGGGGTCTTCCCATTGCTTGTTATTCCCCTGGAGATGGGGACCATGCTTCGCTCAGAAG CTGGGGCCCGGCGCCTGAAGCAACTGCTCAGTTTTGCCCTGGGGGGACTCTTAGGCAACGTGTTTCTGCACCTGCTGCCCGAGGCATGGGCCTACACATGCAGCTCCAGCCCTG GTGGTGAGGGCCAGAGCctgcagcagcaacagcaacTAGGACTATGGGTCATCGCTGGCTTCCTGACCTTCCTCGCATTGGAGAAGATGTTCCTGGACAGCAAGAAGGAGGGGGCCAACCAG GCCCCCAGCAAAGACCCCACTGCTGCCGCGCTCAATGGAGGCCACTGTCTGGCCCAGCCGGCTGCAGAGCCCGGCCTGAGAGCCGTGGTCCGGAACCTCAAA GTCAGTGGCTATCTCAACCTGCTGGCCAACACCATAGACAACTTCACTCACGGGCTGGCCGTGGCTGCCAGCTTCCTTGTGAGCAAGAAG ATCGGGCTCCTGACCACCATGGCCATCCTCTTGCATGAGATCCCCCACGAG GTAGGCGACTTTGCCATCTTGCTCCGGGCCGGCTTTGACCGATGGAGCGCAGCCAAGCTGCAGCTCTCAACAGCACTGGGGGGCCTTCTGGGCGCCTGCTTTGCCATCTGTACACAGTCCCCCAAGGGAGTAG AGGAAACGGTAGCCTGGATCCTGCCCTTTACCTCTGGTGGCTTTCTCTATATCGCCTTGGTGAACGTGTTGCCTGATCTCTTGGAGGAAGATGACCCTTG GCGCTCCCTGCAGCAGGTGCTCCTGCTATGCTCTGGCATCACGGTGATGGCGCTGCTCTCACTCTGCGTCGAGTAA
- the Slc39a13 gene encoding zinc transporter ZIP13 isoform X3: MLGCPYSGCGMEGQRLLFLTALALELLGRAGGSQPAPRSWGAAAACRLDNNESESWGTLLSTERLDTWICSLLGSLMVGLSGVFPLLVIPLEMGTMLRSEAGARRLKQLLSFALGGLLGNVFLHLLPEAWAYTCSSSPGGEGQSLQQQQQLGLWVIAGFLTFLALEKMFLDSKKEGANQAPSKDPTAAALNGGHCLAQPAAEPGLRAVVRNLKVSGYLNLLANTIDNFTHGLAVAASFLVSKKIGLLTTMAILLHEIPHEVSDFAILLRAGFDRWSAAKLQLSTALGGLLGACFAICTQSPKGVEETVAWILPFTSGGFLYIALVNVLPDLLEEDDPWRSLQQVLLLCSGITVMALLSLCVE, from the exons ATGCTTGGATGTCCCTACTCTGGCTGTGGCATGGAGGGCCAAAGGCTCCTCTTCCTCACTGCCCTTGCCCTAGAGCTCCTGGGAAGGGCTGGGGGGTCCCAGCCAGCCCCCCGGAGCTGGGGAGCTGCAGCAGCCTGTCGCCTGGACAACAACGAAAGCGAGTCCTGGGGGACCCTGTTGAGCACAGAGAGGCTAGACACCTGGATCTGCTCCCTCCTGGGCTCACTCATGGTGGGACTCAGTGGGGTCTTCCCATTGCTTGTTATTCCCCTGGAGATGGGGACCATGCTTCGCTCAGAAG CTGGGGCCCGGCGCCTGAAGCAACTGCTCAGTTTTGCCCTGGGGGGACTCTTAGGCAACGTGTTTCTGCACCTGCTGCCCGAGGCATGGGCCTACACATGCAGCTCCAGCCCTG GTGGTGAGGGCCAGAGCctgcagcagcaacagcaacTAGGACTATGGGTCATCGCTGGCTTCCTGACCTTCCTCGCATTGGAGAAGATGTTCCTGGACAGCAAGAAGGAGGGGGCCAACCAG GCCCCCAGCAAAGACCCCACTGCTGCCGCGCTCAATGGAGGCCACTGTCTGGCCCAGCCGGCTGCAGAGCCCGGCCTGAGAGCCGTGGTCCGGAACCTCAAA GTCAGTGGCTATCTCAACCTGCTGGCCAACACCATAGACAACTTCACTCACGGGCTGGCCGTGGCTGCCAGCTTCCTTGTGAGCAAGAAG ATCGGGCTCCTGACCACCATGGCCATCCTCTTGCATGAGATCCCCCACGAGGTGA GCGACTTTGCCATCTTGCTCCGGGCCGGCTTTGACCGATGGAGCGCAGCCAAGCTGCAGCTCTCAACAGCACTGGGGGGCCTTCTGGGCGCCTGCTTTGCCATCTGTACACAGTCCCCCAAGGGAGTAG AGGAAACGGTAGCCTGGATCCTGCCCTTTACCTCTGGTGGCTTTCTCTATATCGCCTTGGTGAACGTGTTGCCTGATCTCTTGGAGGAAGATGACCCTTG GCGCTCCCTGCAGCAGGTGCTCCTGCTATGCTCTGGCATCACGGTGATGGCGCTGCTCTCACTCTGCGTCGAGTAA
- the Slc39a13 gene encoding zinc transporter ZIP13 isoform X1 — protein sequence MAGPARNAAAAAAAAATAAAARTRHAWMSLLWLWHGGPKAPLPHCPCPRAPGKGWGVPASPPELGSCSSLSPGQQRKRVLGDPVEHREARHLDLLPPGLTHAGARRLKQLLSFALGGLLGNVFLHLLPEAWAYTCSSSPGGEGQSLQQQQQLGLWVIAGFLTFLALEKMFLDSKKEGANQAPSKDPTAAALNGGHCLAQPAAEPGLRAVVRNLKVSGYLNLLANTIDNFTHGLAVAASFLVSKKIGLLTTMAILLHEIPHEVSDFAILLRAGFDRWSAAKLQLSTALGGLLGACFAICTQSPKGVEETVAWILPFTSGGFLYIALVNVLPDLLEEDDPWRSLQQVLLLCSGITVMALLSLCVE from the exons ATGGCCGGGCCCGCCCGGAACGCCGcagctgccgccgccgccgccgccaccgccgccgccgcacG CACGCGGCATGCTTGGATGTCCCTACTCTGGCTGTGGCATGGAGGGCCAAAGGCTCCTCTTCCTCACTGCCCTTGCCCTAGAGCTCCTGGGAAGGGCTGGGGGGTCCCAGCCAGCCCCCCGGAGCTGGGGAGCTGCAGCAGCCTGTCGCCTGGACAACAACGAAAGCGAGTCCTGGGGGACCCTGTTGAGCACAGAGAGGCTAGACACCTGGATCTGCTCCCTCCTGGGCTCACTCATG CTGGGGCCCGGCGCCTGAAGCAACTGCTCAGTTTTGCCCTGGGGGGACTCTTAGGCAACGTGTTTCTGCACCTGCTGCCCGAGGCATGGGCCTACACATGCAGCTCCAGCCCTG GTGGTGAGGGCCAGAGCctgcagcagcaacagcaacTAGGACTATGGGTCATCGCTGGCTTCCTGACCTTCCTCGCATTGGAGAAGATGTTCCTGGACAGCAAGAAGGAGGGGGCCAACCAG GCCCCCAGCAAAGACCCCACTGCTGCCGCGCTCAATGGAGGCCACTGTCTGGCCCAGCCGGCTGCAGAGCCCGGCCTGAGAGCCGTGGTCCGGAACCTCAAA GTCAGTGGCTATCTCAACCTGCTGGCCAACACCATAGACAACTTCACTCACGGGCTGGCCGTGGCTGCCAGCTTCCTTGTGAGCAAGAAG ATCGGGCTCCTGACCACCATGGCCATCCTCTTGCATGAGATCCCCCACGAGGTGA GCGACTTTGCCATCTTGCTCCGGGCCGGCTTTGACCGATGGAGCGCAGCCAAGCTGCAGCTCTCAACAGCACTGGGGGGCCTTCTGGGCGCCTGCTTTGCCATCTGTACACAGTCCCCCAAGGGAGTAG AGGAAACGGTAGCCTGGATCCTGCCCTTTACCTCTGGTGGCTTTCTCTATATCGCCTTGGTGAACGTGTTGCCTGATCTCTTGGAGGAAGATGACCCTTG GCGCTCCCTGCAGCAGGTGCTCCTGCTATGCTCTGGCATCACGGTGATGGCGCTGCTCTCACTCTGCGTCGAGTAA
- the Slc39a13 gene encoding zinc transporter ZIP13 isoform X7 yields the protein MAGPARNAAAAAAAAATAAAARTRHAWMSLLWLWHGGPKAPLPHCPCPRAPGKGWGVPASPPELGSCSSLSPGQQRKRVLGDPVEHREARHLDLLPPGLTHAGARRLKQLLSFALGGLLGNVFLHLLPEAWAYTCSSSPGGEGQSLQQQQQLGLWVIAGFLTFLALEKMFLDSKKEGANQVSGYLNLLANTIDNFTHGLAVAASFLVSKKIGLLTTMAILLHEIPHEVSDFAILLRAGFDRWSAAKLQLSTALGGLLGACFAICTQSPKGVEETVAWILPFTSGGFLYIALVNVLPDLLEEDDPWRSLQQVLLLCSGITVMALLSLCVE from the exons ATGGCCGGGCCCGCCCGGAACGCCGcagctgccgccgccgccgccgccaccgccgccgccgcacG CACGCGGCATGCTTGGATGTCCCTACTCTGGCTGTGGCATGGAGGGCCAAAGGCTCCTCTTCCTCACTGCCCTTGCCCTAGAGCTCCTGGGAAGGGCTGGGGGGTCCCAGCCAGCCCCCCGGAGCTGGGGAGCTGCAGCAGCCTGTCGCCTGGACAACAACGAAAGCGAGTCCTGGGGGACCCTGTTGAGCACAGAGAGGCTAGACACCTGGATCTGCTCCCTCCTGGGCTCACTCATG CTGGGGCCCGGCGCCTGAAGCAACTGCTCAGTTTTGCCCTGGGGGGACTCTTAGGCAACGTGTTTCTGCACCTGCTGCCCGAGGCATGGGCCTACACATGCAGCTCCAGCCCTG GTGGTGAGGGCCAGAGCctgcagcagcaacagcaacTAGGACTATGGGTCATCGCTGGCTTCCTGACCTTCCTCGCATTGGAGAAGATGTTCCTGGACAGCAAGAAGGAGGGGGCCAACCAG GTCAGTGGCTATCTCAACCTGCTGGCCAACACCATAGACAACTTCACTCACGGGCTGGCCGTGGCTGCCAGCTTCCTTGTGAGCAAGAAG ATCGGGCTCCTGACCACCATGGCCATCCTCTTGCATGAGATCCCCCACGAGGTGA GCGACTTTGCCATCTTGCTCCGGGCCGGCTTTGACCGATGGAGCGCAGCCAAGCTGCAGCTCTCAACAGCACTGGGGGGCCTTCTGGGCGCCTGCTTTGCCATCTGTACACAGTCCCCCAAGGGAGTAG AGGAAACGGTAGCCTGGATCCTGCCCTTTACCTCTGGTGGCTTTCTCTATATCGCCTTGGTGAACGTGTTGCCTGATCTCTTGGAGGAAGATGACCCTTG GCGCTCCCTGCAGCAGGTGCTCCTGCTATGCTCTGGCATCACGGTGATGGCGCTGCTCTCACTCTGCGTCGAGTAA
- the Slc39a13 gene encoding zinc transporter ZIP13 isoform X5, protein MAGPARNAAAAAAAAATAAAARTRHAWMSLLWLWHGGPKAPLPHCPCPRAPGKGWGVPASPPELGSCSSLSPGQQRKRVLGDPVEHREARHLDLLPPGLTHAGARRLKQLLSFALGGLLGNVFLHLLPEAWAYTCSSSPGGEGQSLQQQQQLGLWVIAGFLTFLALEKMFLDSKKEGANQAPSKDPTAAALNGGHCLAQPAAEPGLRAVVRNLKVSGYLNLLANTIDNFTHGLAVAASFLVSKKVSDFAILLRAGFDRWSAAKLQLSTALGGLLGACFAICTQSPKGVEETVAWILPFTSGGFLYIALVNVLPDLLEEDDPWRSLQQVLLLCSGITVMALLSLCVE, encoded by the exons ATGGCCGGGCCCGCCCGGAACGCCGcagctgccgccgccgccgccgccaccgccgccgccgcacG CACGCGGCATGCTTGGATGTCCCTACTCTGGCTGTGGCATGGAGGGCCAAAGGCTCCTCTTCCTCACTGCCCTTGCCCTAGAGCTCCTGGGAAGGGCTGGGGGGTCCCAGCCAGCCCCCCGGAGCTGGGGAGCTGCAGCAGCCTGTCGCCTGGACAACAACGAAAGCGAGTCCTGGGGGACCCTGTTGAGCACAGAGAGGCTAGACACCTGGATCTGCTCCCTCCTGGGCTCACTCATG CTGGGGCCCGGCGCCTGAAGCAACTGCTCAGTTTTGCCCTGGGGGGACTCTTAGGCAACGTGTTTCTGCACCTGCTGCCCGAGGCATGGGCCTACACATGCAGCTCCAGCCCTG GTGGTGAGGGCCAGAGCctgcagcagcaacagcaacTAGGACTATGGGTCATCGCTGGCTTCCTGACCTTCCTCGCATTGGAGAAGATGTTCCTGGACAGCAAGAAGGAGGGGGCCAACCAG GCCCCCAGCAAAGACCCCACTGCTGCCGCGCTCAATGGAGGCCACTGTCTGGCCCAGCCGGCTGCAGAGCCCGGCCTGAGAGCCGTGGTCCGGAACCTCAAA GTCAGTGGCTATCTCAACCTGCTGGCCAACACCATAGACAACTTCACTCACGGGCTGGCCGTGGCTGCCAGCTTCCTTGTGAGCAAGAAGGTGA GCGACTTTGCCATCTTGCTCCGGGCCGGCTTTGACCGATGGAGCGCAGCCAAGCTGCAGCTCTCAACAGCACTGGGGGGCCTTCTGGGCGCCTGCTTTGCCATCTGTACACAGTCCCCCAAGGGAGTAG AGGAAACGGTAGCCTGGATCCTGCCCTTTACCTCTGGTGGCTTTCTCTATATCGCCTTGGTGAACGTGTTGCCTGATCTCTTGGAGGAAGATGACCCTTG GCGCTCCCTGCAGCAGGTGCTCCTGCTATGCTCTGGCATCACGGTGATGGCGCTGCTCTCACTCTGCGTCGAGTAA